A window of the Streptomyces sp. NBC_01351 genome harbors these coding sequences:
- a CDS encoding glutaminase: protein MDYDALLGRIATDIAPLIGSGTPAEYIPALATVDRNRFGMAIADLDGSVYGVGDWQVAFSTQSITKVFALALALAEGGDSLWERVGREPSGNPFNSLVQLEYENGIPRNPFINAGALVVTDRLQTLTGDASSELLGFLRTESGNEALAFDPEVAASEQEHGDRNAAVAHFMASYGNIDNPVPALLEHYFWQCSIEMSCADLSRAGLFLARHGLRADGSRLLTRSEAKQINAVMLTCGTYDAAGEFAYRVGLPGKSGVGGGIIAVVPGQCVLTVWSPGLDAQGNSVAGVAALDRFTTLTGLSVF from the coding sequence ATGGACTACGACGCCCTGCTGGGGCGGATCGCGACCGACATCGCCCCGCTGATCGGCAGCGGCACTCCCGCCGAATACATCCCGGCCCTGGCGACGGTGGACCGGAACCGCTTCGGGATGGCGATCGCCGACCTCGACGGCAGCGTGTACGGGGTGGGGGACTGGCAGGTCGCGTTCTCCACCCAGTCGATCACCAAGGTCTTCGCCCTCGCCCTGGCCCTCGCCGAGGGCGGCGACAGCCTGTGGGAGCGGGTCGGCCGGGAGCCCTCCGGCAACCCGTTCAACTCGCTCGTGCAGCTGGAGTACGAGAACGGCATCCCGCGCAACCCGTTCATCAACGCGGGCGCACTCGTGGTCACCGACCGCCTCCAGACCCTCACGGGCGACGCGAGCAGCGAACTGCTGGGCTTCCTCCGCACCGAAAGCGGAAACGAAGCCCTCGCCTTCGACCCGGAGGTGGCGGCCTCGGAGCAGGAACACGGAGACCGCAACGCGGCCGTCGCCCACTTCATGGCCTCGTACGGCAACATCGACAACCCCGTACCGGCGCTCCTGGAGCACTACTTCTGGCAGTGCTCGATCGAAATGAGCTGCGCCGACCTCTCCCGCGCGGGCCTCTTCCTGGCCCGCCACGGCCTCCGCGCGGACGGCTCCCGCCTCCTCACGCGCAGCGAGGCCAAGCAGATCAACGCGGTGATGCTGACCTGCGGCACGTACGACGCGGCGGGCGAATTCGCCTACCGGGTCGGGCTGCCGGGCAAGAGCGGCGTCGGCGGCGGCATCATCGCGGTCGTCCCGGGCCAGTGCGTGCTGACGGTCTGGAGCCCGGGCCTGGACGCGCAGGGCAACTCGGTGGCGGGCGTGGCGGCCTTGGACCGGTTCACTACGTTGACGGGGTTGTCGGTGTTTTAG
- a CDS encoding demethylmenaquinone methyltransferase, with amino-acid sequence MTRASLNKQPHEVASMFDGVAANYDLTNDVLSLGQDRLWRKEVAKAVAARPGHLVLDLAAGTATSSLPFAATGAYVVPCDFSLGMLREGKKKHPWLPLTAGDATRLPFKDDVFDTVTISFGLRNVQDTDTALRELYRVTKPGGRVVICEFSQPTWAPFRTVYTEYLMRALPPVARAVSSNPDAYVYLAESIREWPDQPALAGLLQKAGWSEVAWRNLSGGIVALHRGTKG; translated from the coding sequence GTGACAAGGGCTTCCCTGAACAAGCAGCCGCACGAAGTCGCCTCCATGTTCGACGGTGTCGCGGCGAACTACGACCTCACCAACGACGTGCTCTCCCTCGGCCAGGACCGGCTGTGGCGCAAGGAGGTCGCCAAGGCGGTCGCCGCGCGCCCCGGGCACCTCGTCCTCGACCTGGCCGCGGGCACCGCGACCTCCTCGCTGCCCTTCGCCGCGACCGGCGCGTACGTCGTCCCCTGCGACTTCTCCCTCGGCATGCTCCGCGAGGGCAAGAAGAAGCACCCGTGGCTGCCGCTGACGGCGGGCGACGCGACGCGCCTCCCCTTCAAGGACGACGTCTTCGACACCGTGACGATCTCCTTCGGGCTGCGCAACGTCCAGGACACCGACACCGCCCTGCGCGAGCTGTACCGGGTGACCAAGCCCGGCGGCCGGGTCGTCATCTGCGAGTTCTCCCAGCCCACCTGGGCGCCCTTCCGCACGGTGTACACCGAGTACCTGATGCGCGCCCTGCCGCCGGTCGCCCGCGCGGTGTCCTCCAACCCCGACGCGTACGTGTACCTCGCCGAGTCCATCCGCGAGTGGCCCGACCAGCCCGCGCTCGCCGGGCTCCTGCAGAAGGCCGGCTGGTCCGAGGTCGCCTGGCGCAACCTGAGTGGCGGCATTGTGGCGCTGCACCGGGGGACCAAGGGCTGA
- a CDS encoding DUF3152 domain-containing protein, translated as MPAGHSTGRSHRSTRDNPRAKRRAERRRRLRRTLLGSAALVAVAVGVAAYTAGSQDEGALADGGRQTAGSDQKGGESSEAGDPSAQGGRQSASPAQQTTPPASPSPSPPAPSPSATTAPARPGVFTASASSGKPQGKGPARRWRVEVEEGSGVDPDAAAKAIEAILADPRGWTRDPAYGFQLAGPGQPVDFTVKIATPTTTDRLCEVVTPELIGETNCRAGHTVVVNLKRWQEGSPQFSGPVEEYRALIVNHEVGHELGREHETCPGPGKPAPAMMQQIKGLLGCKANAWPYNASGTYLSGPRVP; from the coding sequence ATGCCGGCAGGCCATTCCACCGGTCGCTCCCACCGCAGTACCCGGGACAACCCGCGTGCCAAGCGGCGGGCGGAGCGCCGCAGGCGGCTGCGGCGTACGCTCCTCGGCTCCGCGGCGCTCGTCGCGGTGGCGGTGGGAGTGGCCGCGTACACGGCGGGCTCGCAGGACGAGGGCGCGCTCGCCGACGGCGGCCGGCAGACGGCCGGGTCCGACCAGAAGGGCGGGGAGTCCTCCGAGGCCGGGGATCCCTCCGCGCAGGGCGGCCGCCAGTCCGCCTCCCCCGCACAGCAGACGACCCCGCCCGCGTCCCCGTCGCCGAGCCCGCCCGCGCCGTCCCCCTCCGCCACCACCGCGCCCGCCCGGCCGGGGGTGTTCACGGCCTCGGCCTCCTCGGGGAAGCCGCAGGGCAAGGGGCCCGCGCGCCGCTGGCGCGTGGAGGTCGAGGAGGGCAGTGGGGTGGACCCGGATGCCGCGGCCAAGGCCATCGAGGCGATCCTCGCGGACCCTCGCGGCTGGACCCGGGACCCGGCGTACGGTTTCCAGCTCGCCGGTCCCGGCCAGCCGGTGGACTTCACCGTGAAGATCGCGACGCCGACGACCACCGACCGGCTGTGCGAGGTGGTCACCCCCGAGCTGATCGGGGAGACCAACTGCCGGGCCGGCCACACCGTCGTGGTCAACCTCAAGCGTTGGCAGGAGGGGTCTCCGCAGTTCAGCGGCCCCGTAGAGGAGTACCGGGCGCTGATCGTCAACCACGAGGTGGGGCACGAGCTCGGCCGCGAGCACGAGACCTGCCCCGGCCCGGGCAAGCCCGCGCCCGCGATGATGCAGCAGATCAAGGGTCTGCTCGGCTGCAAGGCCAACGCCTGGCCGTACAACGCGAGCGGAACTTATCTGTCGGGTCCGCGCGTCCCTTAA
- a CDS encoding response regulator transcription factor, with protein MRVVSFSVPGWFPSYGTHVPQGAQLTEQESAVFVCLATGASNAELADELQLSVSTVKFHVGNIRAKLGGISRLQACLLAALAREGGRENAGDVQADPQADPQADPQADPRDYTHADADDRPPLSDDGAAAGR; from the coding sequence TTGCGCGTCGTCAGCTTCAGCGTCCCCGGCTGGTTCCCCTCGTACGGTACGCACGTGCCGCAGGGGGCCCAGCTCACCGAGCAGGAATCGGCGGTCTTCGTCTGCCTGGCCACCGGCGCCTCCAACGCGGAGCTCGCCGATGAACTCCAACTCTCGGTCAGCACGGTGAAGTTCCACGTCGGGAACATACGGGCCAAGCTCGGCGGGATCAGCCGACTGCAGGCCTGCCTGCTCGCCGCGCTGGCGCGGGAGGGCGGCCGTGAGAACGCCGGGGACGTCCAGGCGGACCCCCAGGCGGACCCGCAGGCGGACCCGCAGGCGGACCCCCGCGACTACACCCATGCAGACGCCGACGACCGGCCGCCCCTCAGCGACGACGGTGCAGCAGCCGGCCGCTGA
- a CDS encoding imidazolonepropionase-like domain-containing protein: MRTLHSAELLVPGPGSAPLPDGAVLVEGDRIAALGPFAELAERHPHARARRWPGLLTPGLLVRGADELLERTYYPDDPYEVTELGADPISGEAALEELKMTEARWGNSARRGTQKLLARGVVAVTGRFTVPAVRTAVVRSGLTVLPAVAAVEGTAPGTSPGASAGAAPRTAPSLDPLAGRETAGEAFYGVLETGAPARFAVFAVADEAALLELGATTCVATVISGRLLHRRR, from the coding sequence ATGCGTACGCTCCACTCCGCCGAACTCCTCGTCCCGGGACCGGGATCCGCGCCGCTGCCCGACGGCGCGGTCCTGGTCGAGGGCGACCGGATCGCCGCGCTCGGCCCCTTCGCGGAACTCGCCGAGCGCCACCCGCACGCGCGCGCCCGCCGCTGGCCCGGGCTGCTCACCCCCGGGCTGCTGGTGCGGGGCGCCGACGAGCTGCTGGAGCGCACGTACTACCCGGACGACCCGTACGAGGTCACGGAGCTCGGCGCCGACCCCATCAGCGGGGAGGCGGCGCTGGAAGAGCTGAAGATGACCGAGGCGCGCTGGGGCAACAGCGCCCGGCGCGGCACCCAGAAGCTCCTCGCGCGCGGGGTCGTGGCGGTCACCGGCCGCTTCACGGTTCCGGCGGTGCGCACGGCGGTGGTCCGCTCGGGGCTCACGGTCCTGCCGGCGGTGGCGGCCGTTGAGGGCACTGCTCCGGGCACTTCTCCAGGTGCTTCCGCGGGCGCTGCTCCACGCACTGCCCCGTCCCTGGATCCCCTGGCGGGGCGGGAGACCGCCGGGGAGGCCTTCTACGGGGTGCTGGAGACCGGCGCCCCGGCCCGCTTCGCGGTGTTCGCGGTGGCGGACGAGGCCGCGCTGCTGGAGCTCGGCGCGACGACCTGTGTGGCCACGGTCATCAGCGGCCGGCTGCTGCACCGTCGTCGCTGA
- the mqnC gene encoding cyclic dehypoxanthinyl futalosine synthase has translation MTDQAVLQSVLDRAAAGGRITKEEALDLYRHAPLHALGQAADAVRRRRYAGTEHIATYIIERNINYTNVCVTACKFCAFYAAPKDTKKGWSRDLDDILRRCAETVELGGTQIMFQGGHHPDYGVEYYEHHFSAIKQAYPQLVIHSLGASEVEHMARISKVTVDEAIRRIHAAGLDSFAGAGAELLPERPRKAIAPLKESGERWLEIMEIAHELGVESTSTMLMGTGETNAERIEHIAMIRDTQDRTGGFRAFIPYTYQPENNHLKGRTQATIFEYLRMIAIARLFLDNIAHIQGSWLTVGKEAGQLSLHYGADDLGSIMLEENVVSSAGAKHRSNRMEIIDLIRKAGRTPAQRATTYEHLLVHDDPANDPVDDRVVSHISSTAIEGGTAHPELKLISTN, from the coding sequence GTGACCGACCAGGCCGTTCTCCAGTCTGTCCTCGACCGTGCCGCCGCGGGGGGCCGGATCACCAAGGAAGAGGCGCTCGACCTCTACCGCCACGCGCCGCTGCACGCACTCGGCCAGGCGGCCGACGCGGTGCGCCGCCGCCGCTACGCCGGTACCGAGCACATCGCGACGTACATCATCGAGCGGAACATCAACTACACCAACGTGTGCGTCACGGCGTGCAAGTTCTGCGCCTTCTACGCGGCCCCCAAGGACACCAAGAAGGGCTGGTCGCGCGACCTCGACGACATCCTGCGCCGCTGCGCGGAGACCGTGGAGCTCGGTGGCACGCAGATCATGTTCCAGGGCGGGCACCACCCGGACTACGGCGTCGAGTACTACGAGCACCACTTCTCCGCCATCAAGCAGGCCTACCCGCAGCTGGTCATCCACTCCCTCGGCGCCTCCGAGGTCGAGCACATGGCCCGCATCTCCAAGGTGACGGTGGACGAGGCGATCCGGCGCATCCACGCCGCCGGCCTCGACTCCTTCGCGGGCGCCGGCGCCGAACTCCTGCCGGAGCGGCCGCGCAAGGCGATCGCCCCGCTCAAGGAGTCCGGCGAGCGCTGGCTGGAGATCATGGAGATCGCCCACGAGCTGGGTGTGGAGTCCACCTCCACCATGCTGATGGGCACCGGCGAGACCAACGCCGAGCGCATCGAGCACATCGCGATGATCCGGGACACGCAGGACCGCACCGGCGGCTTCCGCGCCTTCATCCCGTACACGTACCAGCCCGAGAACAACCACCTCAAGGGCCGCACGCAGGCGACGATCTTCGAGTACCTGCGCATGATCGCGATCGCGCGTCTGTTCCTCGACAACATCGCGCACATCCAGGGCTCCTGGCTGACCGTCGGCAAGGAGGCGGGCCAGCTCTCCCTGCACTACGGCGCGGACGACCTCGGCTCGATCATGCTGGAGGAGAACGTCGTCTCCTCGGCCGGTGCCAAGCACCGCTCCAACCGCATGGAGATCATCGACCTGATCCGCAAGGCGGGCCGCACCCCGGCGCAGCGCGCCACGACGTACGAGCACCTGCTGGTGCACGACGACCCGGCGAACGACCCGGTCGACGACCGCGTCGTCTCGCACATCTCCTCCACCGCCATCGAGGGCGGCACGGCCCACCCCGAGCTGAAGCTCATCTCGACGAACTGA
- a CDS encoding serine/threonine-protein kinase, protein MQPLEAGEPRTIGAYRLLGRLGAGGMGRVYLGRSAGGRTVAVKIVHPHFAADEEFRARFRREVEAARRVGGEWTAPVLDADPEAPVPWVATGYVAGPSLDRALAAHGPLPEASVRAIGAGLARALVAVHGLGLVHRDVKPSNVMLTLDGPRLIDFGIARATDGTASLTSTGVSVGSPGYMSPEQILGKGVTGAADVFSLGAVLAFAATGLPPFTGDNSATLLYKVVHEPPELDALPPGELRELIGACLAKAPTDRPTPEALASALAPALGAPGWLPAPLVEQASRAAVALLDLEAAPAQEVPSGPVPFTTPSYPGAQGFGPPDPSYATGGGPYGTPPTGGAGTAGGGSGSGSGPGAGAVPQPRTAPDSGRQVSVTAAGRRFSCTLVLAAAAVLAVLSGGLYGMELLPGQRDKERDLADGGSSSTPAPAATPPTATPSASGAGGTRTDVPKELIGTWKGTVTTARMGVSSEFEITIKAGKVGEVVGRDKSILPVFGTDCSGDWKLASATDRSLVLDTSGGPNPAPGICSNGSANEGFTLNANGTLHYKSGDVPAGNPEGDLTRSP, encoded by the coding sequence ATGCAGCCGCTCGAAGCGGGCGAACCACGGACCATCGGCGCGTACCGGCTGCTCGGCCGGCTCGGCGCGGGCGGTATGGGCCGGGTCTACCTGGGGCGGAGCGCGGGCGGCCGGACCGTGGCCGTCAAGATCGTGCACCCGCACTTCGCCGCCGACGAGGAGTTCCGCGCCCGCTTCCGCCGCGAGGTGGAGGCGGCCCGCCGGGTGGGCGGCGAGTGGACCGCGCCCGTGCTGGACGCGGACCCGGAGGCTCCCGTGCCCTGGGTGGCCACCGGATACGTGGCGGGTCCCTCCCTCGACCGGGCGCTGGCCGCGCACGGGCCCCTGCCGGAGGCCTCGGTACGGGCCATCGGGGCCGGTCTGGCGCGCGCATTGGTGGCCGTACACGGGCTGGGGCTGGTCCACCGGGACGTGAAGCCGTCGAACGTGATGCTCACCCTCGACGGGCCGCGGCTGATCGACTTCGGGATCGCGCGGGCCACCGACGGCACCGCCTCGCTCACCTCCACCGGGGTCTCCGTCGGCTCTCCCGGCTACATGTCGCCCGAGCAGATCCTCGGCAAGGGCGTCACCGGGGCGGCCGACGTGTTCTCCCTCGGCGCGGTACTGGCCTTCGCCGCGACCGGGCTGCCGCCGTTCACCGGGGACAACTCGGCGACCCTCCTCTACAAGGTGGTCCACGAGCCGCCCGAGCTGGACGCCCTCCCGCCCGGCGAGCTGCGCGAGCTGATCGGCGCCTGCCTGGCCAAGGCCCCCACCGACCGCCCGACCCCCGAGGCCCTCGCGTCGGCCCTGGCCCCCGCCCTGGGCGCCCCGGGCTGGCTCCCGGCGCCGCTCGTGGAACAGGCCAGCCGGGCGGCGGTGGCCCTGCTCGACCTGGAGGCCGCCCCCGCCCAGGAAGTCCCGTCGGGCCCGGTCCCGTTCACGACCCCCTCGTACCCGGGCGCGCAGGGCTTCGGGCCGCCCGACCCCTCGTACGCGACCGGCGGAGGCCCGTACGGCACGCCGCCCACCGGGGGCGCGGGGACCGCCGGAGGCGGCTCGGGCTCGGGCTCGGGCCCGGGCGCAGGCGCCGTGCCGCAGCCGCGAACCGCGCCCGACTCCGGGCGGCAGGTCAGTGTCACCGCTGCCGGGCGCCGCTTCAGCTGCACCCTCGTACTCGCCGCGGCCGCCGTACTCGCCGTGCTGTCCGGCGGGCTGTACGGGATGGAGCTGCTGCCCGGGCAGCGGGACAAGGAGCGGGACCTCGCGGACGGCGGCTCCTCCTCCACCCCGGCCCCGGCGGCGACGCCCCCAACGGCCACGCCGAGCGCGAGCGGGGCCGGCGGGACCCGTACCGACGTCCCGAAGGAGCTCATCGGCACCTGGAAGGGCACCGTCACCACCGCCCGCATGGGGGTCTCCAGCGAGTTCGAGATCACCATCAAGGCCGGCAAGGTCGGCGAGGTCGTCGGCCGGGACAAGTCGATCCTGCCCGTCTTCGGCACGGACTGCAGCGGCGACTGGAAGCTCGCCTCCGCCACCGACCGCTCGCTCGTCCTCGACACCTCCGGCGGCCCCAACCCGGCCCCCGGCATCTGCTCCAACGGCTCCGCCAACGAAGGCTTCACCCTGAACGCCAACGGGACCCTGCACTACAAGTCGGGTGACGTCCCGGCCGGAAACCCCGAGGGCGATCTGACCCGCAGCCCCTGA